The following coding sequences lie in one Oncorhynchus gorbuscha isolate QuinsamMale2020 ecotype Even-year linkage group LG10, OgorEven_v1.0, whole genome shotgun sequence genomic window:
- the numb gene encoding protein numb homolog isoform X2: MHICEDAVKQLKTAGKKAVRAVLWVSADGLRVVDDKTKDLILDQTIEKVSFCAPDRNFERAFSYICRDGTTRRWICHCFMAIKDSGERLSHAVGCAFAACLERKQKREKECGVTATFDANRTTFTREGSFRVTTATEAAEREEVMRQLQDKKAESGVKSAMPLSSGPGVGVVNQAVAPLPGSPSSSPPLGMESTLGLQVIPRRHAPVEALARQGSFRGFPALNNNSSPFKRQLSLRMNDLPSTMQRKSDFPMKNTVPEMEGEGDSISSLCTQIASAFSGPPEDPFSQAPMPRPASSPQSPVAPPGAQPGNGTGPAFPPVAVVAATSPALPPPLPARDTNPWAKTPSPHCQAGQHTSAASSSAHPGADWTTPVIVAPPSTTASPSHPSHRRTPSEADRWLEEVTKSICALQPASTPPFQPFLTPNPPALSTTQTQAFSTTLPTGQPFSAPMPVPSVAPVAFMSSLAPRQPAYPMSNGLPDAEPSVPVVGITSSQMVAYLFGSTPQPQAYPIPQYDPYNNPHQQPSMPLPVPLQPPNGSVAFNGGRADSWAPLLLPPQSSPAPPLLPPQSSPAPPLLPPQSSRAPPLASQLQAAADPFEAKWASLESRSRQHTTPSPTNPFSSELHTTFEIQL, translated from the exons gacctgatcctagaccagacAATAGAGAAAGTATCGTTCTGCGCTCCAGACAGGAACTTTGAGAGAGCGTTCTCCTACATCTGTAGAGATGGAACGACGAGACGCTGGATCTGCCACTGCTTCATGGCTATCAAGGACTCG GGAGAGCGTCTGAGCCACGCGGTGGGCTGTGCCTTCGCTGCCTGTCTGGAGAGGAaacagaagagggagaaggagtgtgGTGTCACAGCAACCTTCGACGCCAACAGAACCACCTTCACCAGGGAGGGCTCGTTCCGAGTTACCACGGCGACGGAAGCCGCGGAGCGAGAAGAGGTCATGAGGCAGTTGCAGGAcaagaaag CGGAGAGTGGTGTCAAGTCTGCAATGCCTCTCTCCTCGGGTCCCGGTGTGGGTGTGGTAAACCAGGCTGTGGCCCCTCTACCAgggtccccctcctcctcccctcccctgggCATGGAGAGCACCCTGGGCCTCCAGGTTATCCCCCGCAGACACGCTCCAGTGGAGGCCCTGGCCAGACAGGGTTCCTTCAGAGGGTTCCCTGCCCTCAACAACAACTCCTCTCCCTTCAAACGGCAGCTGTCCCTCAGGATGAACGATCTTCCCTCTACCATGCAGAGGAAGTCTGACTTCCCCATGAAGAACACAG TCccggagatggagggagagggggacagcaTCAGCTCGTTGTGTACCCAGATCGCCTCAGCATTCAGTGGGCCTCCTGAAGACCCCTTCTCCCAGGCCCCCATGCCCCGACCAGCTTCCTCCCCACAGTCACCTGTAGCGCCCCCAGGGGCTCAGCCAG GGAACGGCACCGGTCCTGCCTTCCCtcctgttgctgttgttgctgctacCTCTCCAGCACTGCCCCCTCCACTACCTGCTCGAGACACTAACCCCTGGGCCAAGACCCCGAGCCCCCACTGCCAAGCAGGGCAACATACCTCAGCTGCCTCTTCCTCCGCACACCCAG GAGCTGATTGGACAACCCCAGTGATTGTAGCTCCACCCTCCACCACGGCGTCCCCATCGCACCCGTCCCACCGCCGCACGCCGTCCGAGGCTGACCGCTGGCTCGAGGAGGTCACCAAGTCTATCTGCGCTCTGCAGCCCGCGTCCACCCCCCCCTTCCAACCGTTCCTCACCCCAAACCCGCCAGCCTTGTCCACCACCCAAACCCAGGCATTCTCAACCACACTACCCACAGGCCAGCCCTTCTCTGCCCCCATGCCTGTGCCATCTGTTGCTCCCGTGGCCTTCATGTCCTCCCTGGCCCCTCGCCAGCCTGCCTACCCAATGTCCAACGGGCTGCCTGATGCCGAGCCCAGTGTGCCCGTGGTGGGCATCACCTCCTCTCAGATGGTAGCCTATTTGTTTGGTTCAACCCCCCAGCCCCAGGCGTACCCCATCCCCCAGTATGATCCTTACAACAACCCCCACCAGCAACCCTCGATGCCCCTGCCTGTCCCCCTTCAGCCACCCAATGGTAGTGTAGCCTTCAATGGGGGCAGAGCTGACAGCTGGGCCCCTCTTCTCCTGCCCCCTCAGTCCTCCCCGGCCcctcctctcctgccccctcAGTCCTCCCCGGCCCCTCCCCTCCTGCCCCCTCAGTCCTCCCGGGCCCCTCCCCTGGCCTCGCAGCTCCAGGCCGCGGCCGACCCCTTCGAGGCCAAGTGGGCCTCCCTGGAGAGTCGGTCCCGTCAGCACACCACGCCGTCGCCCACTAACCCCTTCTCCTCCGAGCTCCACACAACCTTTGAGATCCAGCtctag
- the numb gene encoding protein numb homolog isoform X1 — protein sequence MHICEDAVKQLKTDRKFFKGFFTKAGKKAVRAVLWVSADGLRVVDDKTKDLILDQTIEKVSFCAPDRNFERAFSYICRDGTTRRWICHCFMAIKDSGERLSHAVGCAFAACLERKQKREKECGVTATFDANRTTFTREGSFRVTTATEAAEREEVMRQLQDKKAESGVKSAMPLSSGPGVGVVNQAVAPLPGSPSSSPPLGMESTLGLQVIPRRHAPVEALARQGSFRGFPALNNNSSPFKRQLSLRMNDLPSTMQRKSDFPMKNTVPEMEGEGDSISSLCTQIASAFSGPPEDPFSQAPMPRPASSPQSPVAPPGAQPGNGTGPAFPPVAVVAATSPALPPPLPARDTNPWAKTPSPHCQAGQHTSAASSSAHPGADWTTPVIVAPPSTTASPSHPSHRRTPSEADRWLEEVTKSICALQPASTPPFQPFLTPNPPALSTTQTQAFSTTLPTGQPFSAPMPVPSVAPVAFMSSLAPRQPAYPMSNGLPDAEPSVPVVGITSSQMVAYLFGSTPQPQAYPIPQYDPYNNPHQQPSMPLPVPLQPPNGSVAFNGGRADSWAPLLLPPQSSPAPPLLPPQSSPAPPLLPPQSSRAPPLASQLQAAADPFEAKWASLESRSRQHTTPSPTNPFSSELHTTFEIQL from the exons gacctgatcctagaccagacAATAGAGAAAGTATCGTTCTGCGCTCCAGACAGGAACTTTGAGAGAGCGTTCTCCTACATCTGTAGAGATGGAACGACGAGACGCTGGATCTGCCACTGCTTCATGGCTATCAAGGACTCG GGAGAGCGTCTGAGCCACGCGGTGGGCTGTGCCTTCGCTGCCTGTCTGGAGAGGAaacagaagagggagaaggagtgtgGTGTCACAGCAACCTTCGACGCCAACAGAACCACCTTCACCAGGGAGGGCTCGTTCCGAGTTACCACGGCGACGGAAGCCGCGGAGCGAGAAGAGGTCATGAGGCAGTTGCAGGAcaagaaag CGGAGAGTGGTGTCAAGTCTGCAATGCCTCTCTCCTCGGGTCCCGGTGTGGGTGTGGTAAACCAGGCTGTGGCCCCTCTACCAgggtccccctcctcctcccctcccctgggCATGGAGAGCACCCTGGGCCTCCAGGTTATCCCCCGCAGACACGCTCCAGTGGAGGCCCTGGCCAGACAGGGTTCCTTCAGAGGGTTCCCTGCCCTCAACAACAACTCCTCTCCCTTCAAACGGCAGCTGTCCCTCAGGATGAACGATCTTCCCTCTACCATGCAGAGGAAGTCTGACTTCCCCATGAAGAACACAG TCccggagatggagggagagggggacagcaTCAGCTCGTTGTGTACCCAGATCGCCTCAGCATTCAGTGGGCCTCCTGAAGACCCCTTCTCCCAGGCCCCCATGCCCCGACCAGCTTCCTCCCCACAGTCACCTGTAGCGCCCCCAGGGGCTCAGCCAG GGAACGGCACCGGTCCTGCCTTCCCtcctgttgctgttgttgctgctacCTCTCCAGCACTGCCCCCTCCACTACCTGCTCGAGACACTAACCCCTGGGCCAAGACCCCGAGCCCCCACTGCCAAGCAGGGCAACATACCTCAGCTGCCTCTTCCTCCGCACACCCAG GAGCTGATTGGACAACCCCAGTGATTGTAGCTCCACCCTCCACCACGGCGTCCCCATCGCACCCGTCCCACCGCCGCACGCCGTCCGAGGCTGACCGCTGGCTCGAGGAGGTCACCAAGTCTATCTGCGCTCTGCAGCCCGCGTCCACCCCCCCCTTCCAACCGTTCCTCACCCCAAACCCGCCAGCCTTGTCCACCACCCAAACCCAGGCATTCTCAACCACACTACCCACAGGCCAGCCCTTCTCTGCCCCCATGCCTGTGCCATCTGTTGCTCCCGTGGCCTTCATGTCCTCCCTGGCCCCTCGCCAGCCTGCCTACCCAATGTCCAACGGGCTGCCTGATGCCGAGCCCAGTGTGCCCGTGGTGGGCATCACCTCCTCTCAGATGGTAGCCTATTTGTTTGGTTCAACCCCCCAGCCCCAGGCGTACCCCATCCCCCAGTATGATCCTTACAACAACCCCCACCAGCAACCCTCGATGCCCCTGCCTGTCCCCCTTCAGCCACCCAATGGTAGTGTAGCCTTCAATGGGGGCAGAGCTGACAGCTGGGCCCCTCTTCTCCTGCCCCCTCAGTCCTCCCCGGCCcctcctctcctgccccctcAGTCCTCCCCGGCCCCTCCCCTCCTGCCCCCTCAGTCCTCCCGGGCCCCTCCCCTGGCCTCGCAGCTCCAGGCCGCGGCCGACCCCTTCGAGGCCAAGTGGGCCTCCCTGGAGAGTCGGTCCCGTCAGCACACCACGCCGTCGCCCACTAACCCCTTCTCCTCCGAGCTCCACACAACCTTTGAGATCCAGCtctag